The following proteins come from a genomic window of Methanocella conradii HZ254:
- a CDS encoding DHH family phosphoesterase, protein MPVHRQKYSYLILGGGSIGVALARELAKSSKELLIVDSDPARVEALREQDYEAIEGDIGSQATLKGLPLKGAECVFILSYSHAANMKALEYVKSLSPPPLIMARALDVLTIDELYRAGADVVLHPPTIVAEEALGELQKMELRGAAWQLMSYLKSLDPSQRMAIIVHDNPDSDAFASALCLKTMAESLGKSADILYYGIIGHHETRAFVNLLDIPLVHITDGVPKEYGVIALVDCNTPGKNNSLPPDTHVNIVIDHHQLPEGVELDAEFVDIRPDVGATSTMMARYLQELDFEVSSTLATALLYGIRTDTGEFKRNTSATDLNAAAYLYGFVDQDLLAQIETPSMSPEAMDVLGVAIRNKKIEGSYLISNVGFIHDRDTLPQAADYLLKLEGISTVLVFGIIDDRIVISARSKDIRVNIGDVVQKAFGDIGSAGGHHKTAAAQIPLGLFSGVKDRAILLKLAEEAVTRRFLSAVGIEGEVEAR, encoded by the coding sequence ATACCCGTACACAGGCAAAAGTACTCTTATCTCATACTGGGCGGAGGCAGCATTGGGGTAGCCCTGGCTCGCGAGCTGGCGAAGTCGAGCAAGGAGCTCCTCATCGTGGACTCGGACCCGGCGCGGGTTGAGGCGCTAAGAGAGCAGGACTACGAGGCGATAGAGGGGGACATCGGCTCCCAAGCAACGCTTAAGGGGCTGCCGTTGAAGGGTGCAGAGTGCGTGTTCATCCTGAGCTACAGCCACGCAGCTAACATGAAAGCGCTCGAATACGTGAAAAGCCTGTCTCCGCCGCCGCTCATCATGGCGCGCGCCCTGGACGTGCTCACCATAGACGAGCTATACAGGGCGGGCGCAGACGTCGTGCTCCACCCGCCCACAATCGTCGCGGAAGAAGCGCTTGGAGAGCTGCAAAAGATGGAGCTAAGGGGGGCGGCGTGGCAGCTCATGAGCTACCTGAAGTCGCTCGACCCGTCGCAGCGCATGGCCATCATCGTGCACGATAACCCCGACTCCGACGCCTTCGCCAGCGCCCTCTGCCTAAAGACCATGGCAGAGAGCCTGGGAAAAAGCGCCGACATCCTCTATTATGGCATAATCGGCCACCACGAGACCAGGGCGTTCGTCAACCTGCTCGACATACCGCTTGTGCACATCACGGATGGCGTGCCCAAGGAGTACGGCGTCATAGCCCTCGTGGACTGCAACACGCCCGGGAAGAACAACTCTCTCCCTCCTGACACTCACGTCAACATAGTCATAGACCACCATCAGCTTCCGGAGGGCGTGGAGCTCGACGCCGAGTTCGTGGATATAAGGCCGGACGTGGGGGCGACCTCGACCATGATGGCCCGATACCTCCAGGAGCTGGACTTTGAGGTGTCCAGCACCCTGGCCACCGCCCTCCTCTATGGCATAAGGACGGATACCGGCGAGTTCAAGCGGAACACCTCTGCGACCGACCTGAACGCCGCGGCATACCTGTATGGGTTCGTCGATCAGGATTTGCTGGCGCAGATTGAGACCCCATCGATGTCCCCGGAGGCCATGGACGTCCTCGGAGTAGCCATAAGGAATAAGAAGATTGAGGGGAGCTATCTCATCTCAAATGTAGGGTTTATCCATGACAGGGACACTCTTCCCCAGGCCGCCGACTACCTTCTCAAGCTGGAGGGCATCTCCACGGTGCTCGTCTTTGGCATCATAGACGATCGCATCGTCATATCGGCCAGGAGTAAGGATATTCGCGTAAACATCGGCGACGTCGTCCAGAAGGCCTTCGGCGATATCGGCTCGGCCGGGGGCCACCATAAGACGGCGGCGGCCCAGATTCCTCTGGGGCTGTTCAGCGGCGTAAAGGACAGGGCTATCCTATTGAAGCTCGCCGAGGAGGCCGTCACCCGCAGGTTCCTGTCCGCCGTGGGGATCGAGGGCGAGGTTGAGGCCCGCTAA
- a CDS encoding MFS transporter, with the protein MRPAKFYIVSAHTWQSSNPSRGVKTADNGFDKLRVFLLGLGHFTVDVYANLLPPLLPIFKEMYGLSYAATAGLTSMFAVTSTLIQPIFGFIADSYGKKWIAALGVAWISILMCLLGVAPGYAAIVAIVAFAGVGSAMFHPQGAAMVPKVSGDHKGVGVSIFAAGGSIGYSLMPLFAVMIVGWFGLHSLPLLIGPGLIVSYLLYRYAPDMEEDCARNHVDLRQMLQCMGRVKVPLWTLVTVVSLRSWVCTGMITFIPLYFSLHFNGWTFMGADISYAAPGITLFIFLIANAIGGIIGGWASDRYGKKEVLVASFFGSIPFFYLAFTSPDLLVWPFMAIAGGFIYAAFPGTVLQAQELLPKTQGMAGGLILGFANGVGGLLVLLTGVISDHFGIFNGVLSLILITIVAAFMSLAVPGDKALKMEQEQSSWN; encoded by the coding sequence TTGAGGCCCGCTAAATTTTATATCGTATCAGCCCATACATGGCAATCCAGTAATCCCTCCAGGGGTGTTAAAACGGCCGATAATGGGTTCGATAAGCTCAGGGTTTTCTTGTTAGGGCTGGGCCACTTCACGGTGGACGTCTATGCAAACCTTTTGCCCCCGCTATTGCCAATTTTTAAGGAGATGTACGGTCTTTCCTATGCCGCGACCGCCGGCCTGACCTCGATGTTTGCCGTCACGTCGACGCTGATTCAGCCCATATTTGGCTTTATAGCTGATAGCTATGGCAAGAAGTGGATAGCCGCCCTGGGTGTTGCCTGGATTTCAATATTAATGTGCCTGCTGGGGGTTGCCCCCGGCTACGCGGCCATCGTGGCGATAGTTGCCTTTGCGGGGGTAGGCTCCGCCATGTTTCACCCCCAGGGGGCGGCCATGGTTCCGAAAGTGAGCGGAGACCATAAAGGGGTGGGGGTCTCCATATTCGCCGCAGGCGGGAGCATAGGCTACTCGCTCATGCCTCTCTTCGCAGTCATGATAGTGGGCTGGTTTGGGCTGCACTCGCTGCCCCTGCTGATCGGGCCCGGCCTCATCGTGTCCTACCTGCTTTACAGGTATGCGCCCGACATGGAGGAGGACTGCGCGAGGAATCACGTCGACCTTCGCCAGATGCTCCAGTGCATGGGCCGGGTGAAAGTGCCGCTATGGACGCTGGTGACGGTCGTCTCCCTGCGGAGCTGGGTCTGTACGGGCATGATCACCTTCATCCCGCTGTACTTTTCGCTGCACTTCAATGGGTGGACATTCATGGGCGCCGACATATCATACGCTGCCCCGGGCATCACTTTATTTATTTTCCTGATAGCAAACGCCATAGGGGGCATCATTGGGGGCTGGGCCTCAGACCGTTACGGCAAAAAAGAGGTGCTGGTGGCCTCATTCTTCGGCTCGATACCATTCTTCTACCTGGCCTTCACCAGCCCCGACTTGCTCGTATGGCCGTTCATGGCCATAGCTGGCGGCTTCATCTACGCAGCGTTCCCGGGCACGGTGCTCCAGGCACAGGAGCTTCTTCCAAAGACTCAGGGAATGGCTGGCGGCCTCATTTTAGGGTTTGCCAACGGCGTCGGGGGCCTGCTCGTCCTCCTCACGGGCGTCATCTCTGACCACTTTGGCATATTCAACGGCGTGCTCTCTCTAATTCTCATAACAATAGTCGCCGCCTTCATGTCGCTGGCAGTGCCAGGGGATAAGGCGCTAAAAATGGAGCAGGAGCAATCCTCATGGAACTAA